One Urechidicola croceus genomic window, ACTTGAATTTTATTAGCAAAATTTGCATATGTAACTAGCAGTGAATATGTACCAATAGCCGAACCTATTGCAAATAATAAAATATTGAGTTGTGAAAAATCAAACCATCCATATAGGTCTAATATTGTTGTAACTCCTACATAAAATGGAATAGCAAACATATTAATAACTGAAAGTAATAATCCAACAGCATAGCTGTTTTTTGATTTATTATTTAATGATTGTGTTTTTCTCTTTTCTTTTTTTGATTGCAAAAAAAATGAAATTGAAAGTATAACAAACACTAGAATAGCAACTTTTTTAATTGAATCGATATAAGTTGGATTTGCACTTAAATATCTACTAAATAAAGTAGCAATATAAGATTGAACTAATACAACAATAGCAACTCCAATGGCAAATTTTTTCGCTTCATTAAAACCTCTTAAAATACTAATTTTAACAGCAGTCATATTTAGCATACTAGGTGCTAAAATTCCTAAAAAAGAGACTATGAAACCTAAAAAAAGGGGTGATACTAAAGACATTTATTATTTTTACTGACACCAAAGATATAAAGAAAGGTTGCTGTTACAAAGAACAGCAACCTTTTCACATAATACACAATAGTTAGTAAATGTATAATTTTATATAGAATTTTTCAGAAAATTCTATATGAATATTTCTACAAAAAATTAAACCACTCCTTGAGCTAACATTGCATCAGCAACCTTAACAAAACCAGCAATATTTGCTCCTTTGACATAGTTAATATATCCGTCTTCTTCTTTTCCGTATTCGATACAAGAATCATGAATATCTTCCATAATACCTTTTAATCGTTCATCGACCTCTTCTCTAGACCAACTTATTCTCAACGAATTTTGAGACATTTCTAATCCAGATGTTGCCACACCTCCTGCATTTGATGCTTTTCCTGGCGCAAATAATGTTTTTGCTCCGTGAAATTCATGAATTGCTTCTGGTGTTGAAGGCATATTTGCTCCTTCAGCAACACAAATACAACCGTTACTAATTAAAGTCCCCGCATCATTTCCATCAAGTTCATTTTGGGTAGCACAAGGCAAAGCAATATCGCATTTTACTGTCCAAGGACTCTCTCCTTTAAAGAATTTAGCTGTTGGATATTTTTTTACATATTCAGAAATACGTGCACGCTTTTCATTTTTTAAATACATCACATGTACTAATTTCTCTTCATCAATTCCTTCTTCATCATAAATATATCCAGATGAATCAGAAAGTGTTACAACTTTTCCGCCTAGTTGTGTTGCTTTTTCTGTTGCATACTGAGCAACATTTCCAGAACCAGATATTACCACCGTTTTTCTTGCAAAACTTTCTCCTTTAGTTTTCAACATACTCTGTGCAAAATAAACAGTACCATAACCTGTTGCTTCTGGACGAATTAATGATCCACCCCAAGAACGACCTTTTCCAGTTAATACCCCAGTAAACTCATTTCGCATTTTCTTATACATTCCAAATAAGAACCCTATTTCTCTTGCACCAACTCCAATATCTCCTGCAGGAACATCTGTATTTGGTCCTATATGACGACACAATTCTGCCATAAAACTATGGCAAAAACGCATAATTTCATCATCAGATTTTCCTTTTGGGTCAAAATCAGAACCTCCTTTTCCACCTCCCATAGGAAGTGTAGTTAATGAGTTTTTAAACACTTGTTCAAATGCTAAAAACTTTAAAATACTCATATTTACTGAAGGGTGAAAACGTAATCCTCCTTTATAAGGTCCAATTGCAGAATTCATTTGAATTCTATATCCACGATTTACATGAATTTCTCCATCATCGGCAACCCAAGGAACACGAAACATTATTGCGCGTTCTGGTTCTACCATTCTTAATAAAATATTTTTTCCATAATATATATCATGCTTCGCAATGTATGGAATTACAGTTTCTGCAACTTCTTGTACAGCCTGAAGAAATTCTGGCTCATTGTGATTACGGACTTTTACCAAATCCATGAAATCTGAAATTAATTTTTTCATAAATTACAATATATTTTTTTGCTATATTTTCAAATAATGGAACAAATATAATTAAATTGATATTTCAAGACCTTTTTTTTGTTAAATTATTATTCTATTTTGATATAAATTTAACTTATTAAATTCTTACCACAATCTTTAGGAAACATTCTAAACAAAAAAATGTAAATTTGCGGTCTAATTTCAATGAAAGAAATGTTAGATAAGGTTACGAAATTGATTCATGACGTTCAAGCGTTTAATGCCACTTCAAAAGATGAAATAGAGGCGTTCAGAATTAAATATTTAGGAAGTAAAGGTTTATTAAAAGATTTATTTAATGAATTTAAAACGGTTGATAATTCTTTAAAAAAGGATTTAGGTCAAGCGTTAAATAATTTAAGAAATTCTGCAACTGATAAAGTACAAGAATTAAACGATTCTATTGAAAATCAACAAGAAACTAAAAGTTTTTATGGTGATTTAACACGACCATCTGAACCTATTGAACTAGGGTCTCGTCATCCTATTTCATTGGTTAGAAACAGAATTGTTGAAGTTTTTTCAAAAATTGGATTTACAGTTTCTGAAGGACCAGAAATTGAAGATGATTGGCACAATTTCACAGCATTGAACTTGCCAGAATATCATCCTGCAAGAGATATGCAAGACACTTTCTTTGTTGAAAAAGATCCTGATTTATTATTGAGAACGCATACTAGTTCTGTTCAAGTTCGTTATATGGAAAATAACGAGCCTCCTATTCGTACTATTTCTCCAGGTCGTGTATTTAGAAATGAAGATATTTCTGCTCGTGCTCATTGTATTTTTCATCAAGTTGAAGGTTTATATATAGATACTGATGTTTCATTTGCCGATTTAAAACAAACACTTTTATACTTTACTAAAGAGATGTTTGGAAAATCAAAAATCAGATTACGTCCATCATATTTCCCATTTACTGAGCCAAGCGCTGAAGTTGATATATATTGGGGATTGGAAACAGAAGTTGATTACAAAATCACTAAAGGAACTGGCTGGTTAGAAATTATGGGTTGCGGAATGGTAGATCCAAACGTATTAAAAAATGCCAATATCGATCCTGAAAAATATACAGGATATGCTTTTGGAATGGGAATAGAGCGTATTGCAATGTTATTATATCAAATTCCAGATATCAGAATGTTTTATGAAAACGATGTGCGTTTCTTAGAACAATTCAAATCTGTTTTATAAAAAAACAAACTATTATTTAAAAAAAGCCATTCTTCTTAAGAAGAATGGCTTTTTTCTATTACTTAAAATATATCGTTAATTAATAAGGAATATGATATTTTTTATACACCAAAATTTATAAATTTTCAATTAACAAATTCTTAACTTTTTATTAGTTCGGTTTAAACCGAACTAATAGTACATTTGCTTTTTTAAAAAAAGAATTTTGATAGAAAATAGTACAATCATTTCAAAAAGAAGTGAATTAACCGAAAAACTAGGTGTTCATTTAGAATGTGTAGATAAGTTAGCACCTGTAGCAGCTCGCATCGTTGCTCATTTAATATTAGTTGGTCAACATGGGACTACATTTGATGAATTAGTTAAAAATCTTAGTGCAAGTAAAAGCACAATTTCAACACACCTTAACTCTTTACAAAGCATAAATAGAATTACCTATTTTACTAAAACTGGTGATAGAAAAAAATACTTCGTTGTTAGTCCTACCGGAATCAT contains:
- a CDS encoding LysE family transporter; the encoded protein is MSLVSPLFLGFIVSFLGILAPSMLNMTAVKISILRGFNEAKKFAIGVAIVVLVQSYIATLFSRYLSANPTYIDSIKKVAILVFVILSISFFLQSKKEKRKTQSLNNKSKNSYAVGLLLSVINMFAIPFYVGVTTILDLYGWFDFSQLNILLFAIGSAIGTYSLLVTYANFANKIQVRIKGLIKNINLILSILTGVIAVISFLNL
- the gdhA gene encoding NADP-specific glutamate dehydrogenase, coding for MKKLISDFMDLVKVRNHNEPEFLQAVQEVAETVIPYIAKHDIYYGKNILLRMVEPERAIMFRVPWVADDGEIHVNRGYRIQMNSAIGPYKGGLRFHPSVNMSILKFLAFEQVFKNSLTTLPMGGGKGGSDFDPKGKSDDEIMRFCHSFMAELCRHIGPNTDVPAGDIGVGAREIGFLFGMYKKMRNEFTGVLTGKGRSWGGSLIRPEATGYGTVYFAQSMLKTKGESFARKTVVISGSGNVAQYATEKATQLGGKVVTLSDSSGYIYDEEGIDEEKLVHVMYLKNEKRARISEYVKKYPTAKFFKGESPWTVKCDIALPCATQNELDGNDAGTLISNGCICVAEGANMPSTPEAIHEFHGAKTLFAPGKASNAGGVATSGLEMSQNSLRISWSREEVDERLKGIMEDIHDSCIEYGKEEDGYINYVKGANIAGFVKVADAMLAQGVV
- the pheS gene encoding phenylalanine--tRNA ligase subunit alpha is translated as MLDKVTKLIHDVQAFNATSKDEIEAFRIKYLGSKGLLKDLFNEFKTVDNSLKKDLGQALNNLRNSATDKVQELNDSIENQQETKSFYGDLTRPSEPIELGSRHPISLVRNRIVEVFSKIGFTVSEGPEIEDDWHNFTALNLPEYHPARDMQDTFFVEKDPDLLLRTHTSSVQVRYMENNEPPIRTISPGRVFRNEDISARAHCIFHQVEGLYIDTDVSFADLKQTLLYFTKEMFGKSKIRLRPSYFPFTEPSAEVDIYWGLETEVDYKITKGTGWLEIMGCGMVDPNVLKNANIDPEKYTGYAFGMGIERIAMLLYQIPDIRMFYENDVRFLEQFKSVL
- a CDS encoding GbsR/MarR family transcriptional regulator codes for the protein MIENSTIISKRSELTEKLGVHLECVDKLAPVAARIVAHLILVGQHGTTFDELVKNLSASKSTISTHLNSLQSINRITYFTKTGDRKKYFVVSPTGIIKSMDNMLEMWEQKKQMHIEIKEYKETYNNLLCNKTQSELEFDLEFHKDYLQYINEASASISKIKEKLIKNIKD